GGAGAGGCCTGGTGCCCGGACGTATTCCGCGGGCTGCCAGTCATCGCAAAAGTCGCCGAGCAAACGGGCATGGAGCTCCGGATCTTCTTCCGCGACCAGAACCTGGACATCATGAACGAATTCCTGAAGCGCGGCGAGTTTCAGTCCATCCCGACCCTGGTGTTCTACACCGACGACATGAAGTACCTGGGCCACTGGATCGAGCGGGCCCAGAAGGCCGTCCAGGAGATGCCGCAGCTCACGGCCATCAGCTCGAAACTTCGCGACCCGGAGATCTCCCAGGAGGACCGCCAGAAGTACATGGCGGAGTACGCCGCCTTCCAGAACGGCCCGGTCTGGCGCGGCTGGCAGCACGCCCAGGTCAAAGAGATCATCGAGCTCCTGGAGAAGGCCCTCGATACCGGCGAGCCCGTCGTCAGCGGCAACATCTAGGCCCATCCCGGACAGCGACCAGGAGGGCGCCCTTCAGGCGCCCTCTCGCCATATCCCTGAGGCTCCAATCGTCCCGGTCCCAGCCCGGGGCCTGGAGCATGCCCGTACCTTCGGCTCAGTCCCTCGGCATCCCGAGGCCGCGCTGGGCGATGATATTGCGCTGCACTTCCGAGGTGCCGCCTCCGACCGTCGAAGCCGTCGCGTACATGTAGGTGGTGCCAATCCTGCCGTTTTCCACGGCAAGGTGGCTGCCACGGCCCAGGAGTCCGTACGGCCCCAGGAGCTTCATCTGTGTCGCCGCAATGCGCTGGTCCAACTCCGACGAAAACAGCTTCGCTATGGACGACTCCTTGTTGGGGATGATGTTGCGCGCCTGCATGCTGATGATCGTGTAGCAGAGCATCAACTCGACGCGCGCTTCGACAGCGCGGTCAGCGAGCTCGAGTCGCATAGCCGGCCGGTCGACCCGATTGAAGTGCGCCCCCTTGTGGTCACGCGCCCAGCGGAGGAGGTCGGCTACCGCGAGGTTGTGGCCGACGCCGGTGGCGATGTTCGAGCGCTCGAAGTCGAGGGTCGTGGTACCGATGTACCAGCCACGGTTCTCCTCGCCCACCAGGTTGCGTTTGGGTATCCGGACGTTGTCGAAGAAGACCTGGTTGAAACCGGCGTCGCCGGCCATGTTGCGCAGGGGTTGAATGCTTATGCCCGGTGACTTCATGTCGAGCAAGAAGT
This genomic window from Dehalococcoidia bacterium contains:
- a CDS encoding thioredoxin family protein; this encodes MTTGTTSVVTAERFAQGIDYKTWMEQIDRNQQRFVENYEGFNPDPADIERIRSLVARGATKCLALGEAWCPDVFRGLPVIAKVAEQTGMELRIFFRDQNLDIMNEFLKRGEFQSIPTLVFYTDDMKYLGHWIERAQKAVQEMPQLTAISSKLRDPEISQEDRQKYMAEYAAFQNGPVWRGWQHAQVKEIIELLEKALDTGEPVVSGNI
- a CDS encoding acyl-CoA dehydrogenase family protein, producing MDFRDSPAEAAFREEVRAFIQKECPPELRLGTARGAMFGGGGFLPAGVRPEEYRELSRAWMKKLAARGWAAPHWPKEYGGAGFSVVEQFILKEEMALARVPSPGGGIGMGWAGPTIIVHGTEEQKKEHLPPIVSGERQWCQGFSEPGAGSDLASLQTRAVREGDDYVVNGTKIWTSGAQSAHWMILLARTDPDAPKHRGISYFLLDMKSPGISIQPLRNMAGDAGFNQVFFDNVRIPKRNLVGEENRGWYIGTTTLDFERSNIATGVGHNLAVADLLRWARDHKGAHFNRVDRPAMRLELADRAVEARVELMLCYTIISMQARNIIPNKESSIAKLFSSELDQRIAATQMKLLGPYGLLGRGSHLAVENGRIGTTYMYATASTVGGGTSEVQRNIIAQRGLGMPRD